The following are from one region of the Streptomyces changanensis genome:
- a CDS encoding Crp/Fnr family transcriptional regulator: MDDVLRRAPLFAALDDEQAAELRASMSEVTLARGDALFHEGDPGDRLYVVTEGKVKLHRTSPDGRENMLAVLGPGELIGELSLFDPGPRTATATALTEVKLLGLGHGDLQPWLNARPEVASALLRAVARRLRKTNDQMSDLVFSDVPGRVARALLDLSRRFGVQSEEGIHVVHDLTQEELAQLVGASRETVNKALADFAGRGWLRLEARAVILLDVERLAKRSR; encoded by the coding sequence GTGGACGACGTTCTGCGGCGCGCCCCGCTCTTCGCGGCGCTCGATGACGAGCAGGCCGCGGAGCTCCGCGCCTCGATGAGTGAGGTGACGCTCGCCCGCGGCGACGCCCTCTTCCACGAGGGCGACCCGGGCGACCGGCTCTACGTGGTGACCGAAGGCAAGGTCAAGCTCCACCGCACGTCCCCCGACGGCCGCGAGAACATGCTCGCCGTCCTCGGCCCGGGCGAGCTCATCGGTGAGCTGTCCCTGTTCGACCCGGGCCCGCGTACGGCCACGGCGACCGCGCTGACCGAGGTCAAGCTGCTCGGCCTGGGCCACGGCGACCTCCAGCCCTGGCTGAATGCCCGCCCCGAGGTGGCCTCGGCGCTGCTGCGCGCCGTCGCCCGGCGCCTGCGCAAGACCAACGACCAGATGTCCGACCTGGTCTTCTCCGACGTGCCGGGCCGTGTCGCCCGCGCGCTCCTCGACCTGTCGCGCCGCTTCGGCGTCCAGTCGGAGGAGGGCATCCACGTCGTGCACGACCTCACCCAGGAGGAGCTGGCCCAGCTCGTCGGCGCGTCGCGCGAGACGGTCAACAAGGCGCTGGCCGACTTCGCGGGCCGCGGCTGGCTGCGCCTGGAGGCGCGCGCCGTCATCCTGCTGGACGTGGAGCGCCTGGCGAAGCGCTCGCGCTGA
- the nth gene encoding endonuclease III, translated as MGEQVSNAAKKNAQKRPKGIKKASAPESRTALVRRARRINRELAEVYPYAHPELDFRNPFELLVATVLSAQTTDLRVNQTTPALFAKYPTPEDLAAAVPEELEEVIRPTGFFRAKARSLIGLSTALRDDFGGEVPGRLADLVTLPGVGRKTANVVLGNAFGVPGVTVDTHFGRLVRRWKWTAEEDPEKVEAEVCALFPKSDWTMLSHRVIFHGRRICHARKPACGACPIAPLCPAYGEGETDPEKAKKLLKYEKGGYPGQRLAPPPDYPGRPAAPLATADPEGDPGAAAGTTGA; from the coding sequence GTGGGCGAACAAGTGTCCAATGCAGCAAAGAAAAACGCCCAGAAGCGACCAAAAGGGATAAAGAAGGCGTCTGCCCCGGAATCCCGCACCGCCCTGGTCCGCCGCGCCCGGCGGATCAACCGCGAGCTCGCCGAGGTGTACCCGTACGCGCACCCGGAGCTCGACTTCCGCAACCCCTTCGAGCTCCTGGTCGCCACGGTCCTCTCCGCCCAGACCACCGACCTGCGGGTGAACCAGACGACGCCCGCCCTCTTCGCGAAGTACCCCACCCCCGAGGACCTGGCGGCGGCGGTGCCGGAGGAACTGGAGGAGGTCATCCGGCCGACCGGGTTCTTCCGGGCGAAGGCCAGGTCCCTCATCGGCCTGTCCACGGCCCTGCGGGACGACTTCGGCGGCGAGGTCCCCGGCCGCCTCGCCGACCTGGTGACCCTCCCCGGCGTGGGCCGCAAGACGGCCAACGTGGTCCTCGGCAACGCCTTCGGCGTCCCCGGCGTCACCGTCGACACGCACTTCGGGCGGCTCGTCCGCCGCTGGAAGTGGACCGCCGAGGAGGACCCCGAGAAGGTGGAGGCGGAGGTCTGCGCCCTCTTCCCCAAGTCCGACTGGACGATGCTGTCGCACCGGGTGATCTTCCACGGCCGCCGCATCTGCCACGCCCGCAAGCCCGCCTGCGGCGCCTGCCCCATCGCGCCGCTGTGCCCGGCGTACGGCGAGGGGGAGACCGACCCGGAGAAGGCCAAGAAGCTGCTCAAGTACGAGAAGGGCGGCTACCCCGGCCAGCGTCTGGCCCCGCCCCCGGACTACCCGGGCCGTCCCGCCGCGCCCCTGGCCACGGCCGATCCCGAGGGCGACCCCGGTGCCGCGGCCGGCACCACCGGGGCCTGA
- a CDS encoding NUDIX hydrolase, with product MGTHSPSGASGVPPQVTVSVDGLPGWLEPVAKAAHTIAPEQLSRFLPPPQGGRQAAVLILFGEGERGPELLLMERSSSLRAHAGQPSFPGGALDPEDGDPASVGPLRAALREAQEETGLDPAGVQVFSALPRLFIPVSGFVVTPVLGWWREPSPVGAVDPAETARVFTVPVADLTDASNRAMAIHPSGYRGPAFLVQSTLVWGFTAGLIDRILHFAGWEEPWDRGRQVPLDWRA from the coding sequence CTGGGCACCCACAGCCCCTCGGGCGCCTCAGGCGTCCCCCCGCAGGTCACCGTCAGCGTCGACGGGCTGCCCGGGTGGCTGGAGCCCGTCGCCAAGGCGGCGCACACGATCGCGCCCGAGCAGCTCAGCCGGTTCCTGCCACCCCCGCAGGGCGGTCGGCAGGCCGCCGTGCTGATCCTGTTCGGCGAGGGGGAGCGCGGCCCGGAGCTGCTGCTCATGGAGCGGTCCAGCAGCCTGCGCGCGCACGCCGGCCAGCCGTCCTTCCCCGGCGGCGCTCTCGACCCGGAGGACGGCGACCCGGCGTCGGTGGGGCCGCTGCGCGCCGCGCTGCGCGAGGCGCAGGAGGAGACCGGACTCGACCCCGCCGGCGTCCAGGTCTTCTCCGCGCTGCCCCGGCTCTTCATCCCGGTGAGCGGCTTCGTCGTCACGCCCGTACTCGGGTGGTGGAGGGAACCGAGCCCGGTCGGCGCCGTGGACCCGGCCGAGACCGCGCGGGTCTTCACGGTGCCCGTGGCGGATCTCACGGACGCGTCCAACCGGGCGATGGCCATCCACCCCAGCGGCTACCGGGGTCCGGCGTTTCTGGTCCAATCCACCCTGGTGTGGGGGTTCACCGCGGGGCTGATCGACCGGATCCTGCACTTCGCCGGCTGGGAGGAGCCCTGGGACCGGGGGAGGCAGGTCCCGCTCGACTGGCGTGCATGA
- a CDS encoding MarP family serine protease codes for MNVLDILLLVAAVWFAIVGYRQGFVVGILSVIGFLGGGVVAVYLLPLVWGPLTGDAEVSTTAAIIAIAIVLVFASVGQTLTTHLGNKLRRHITWSPARALDATGGALVNVVAMLLVAWLIGAALAQTPLPFGKEVRSSKVLLGVSRVMPAQGSTLFKDFSAVLAQNGFPQVFNPFANEPITEVRPPDPALVNSPVAARAKDSIVKVVGTARSCGKVLEGTGFVFGERRVMTNAHVVGGVDEPTVQIGGEGRLYDATVVLYDWQRDIAVLDVPDLRATPLEFTGADARSGDDAIVAGFPENGAYDVRSARVRGRINADGPDIYHRGEVRRDVYSLFATVRQGNSGGPLLTSDGKVYGVIFARSLDDANTGYALTVDEIREDITLGLSANQQVDSQGCAL; via the coding sequence GTGAACGTGCTGGACATCCTGCTGCTGGTCGCCGCCGTGTGGTTCGCGATCGTCGGGTACCGACAGGGGTTCGTGGTTGGCATCCTGTCGGTGATCGGTTTCCTCGGCGGCGGAGTCGTCGCCGTCTACCTGCTGCCGCTCGTGTGGGGGCCGCTCACGGGTGACGCGGAGGTCTCCACGACCGCCGCCATCATCGCCATCGCGATCGTCCTGGTCTTCGCGTCCGTGGGGCAGACACTCACCACCCACCTCGGCAACAAGCTCCGCCGCCACATCACCTGGTCACCGGCCCGCGCCCTCGACGCGACGGGCGGCGCCCTGGTCAACGTGGTGGCGATGCTGCTCGTCGCCTGGCTCATCGGCGCGGCCCTGGCCCAGACGCCCCTGCCCTTCGGCAAGGAGGTCCGCAGCTCCAAGGTGCTTCTCGGGGTCTCCCGGGTCATGCCCGCACAGGGGTCGACGCTCTTCAAGGACTTCTCGGCGGTACTGGCGCAGAACGGCTTCCCGCAGGTCTTCAACCCGTTCGCGAACGAGCCGATCACCGAGGTCCGCCCGCCGGACCCGGCGCTGGTGAACAGCCCCGTCGCCGCCCGCGCCAAGGACTCCATCGTGAAGGTCGTCGGCACGGCCCGCAGCTGCGGCAAGGTCCTGGAGGGCACCGGCTTCGTTTTCGGCGAGCGCCGCGTCATGACGAACGCCCACGTGGTGGGCGGCGTCGACGAGCCGACCGTCCAGATAGGCGGCGAGGGCAGGCTCTACGACGCGACGGTCGTCCTGTACGACTGGCAGCGCGACATCGCCGTCCTGGACGTGCCGGATCTCAGGGCCACACCCCTCGAGTTCACCGGGGCCGACGCCCGCAGCGGCGACGACGCGATCGTCGCGGGCTTCCCGGAGAACGGCGCGTACGACGTCCGCTCGGCACGCGTCCGGGGCCGCATCAACGCCGACGGGCCCGACATCTACCACCGCGGCGAGGTCCGGCGCGACGTGTACTCGCTGTTCGCGACGGTCCGTCAGGGCAACTCCGGCGGACCCCTGCTCACGTCGGACGGCAAGGTCTACGGCGTGATCTTCGCGCGGTCCCTGGACGACGCCAACACGGGGTACGCGCTGACCGTCGACGAGATCCGCGAGGACATCACGCTCGGCCTCAGCGCCAACCAGCAGGTCGACAGCCAGGGGTGCGCGCTCTGA
- a CDS encoding alpha/beta fold hydrolase, producing MTVPDSSSGTPDPGPVRIDGPWTHRHVAANGARFHIAELGDGPLVLLLHGFPQFWWTWRHQMTALADAGFRAVAMDLRGVGGSDRTPRGYDPANLALDITGVVRSLGEPDAALVGHDLGGYLAWTAAVMRPKLVRRLVVSSMPHPRRWRSAMLSDPAQTRAGSYVWGFQRPWLPERRLAADDAAHVGQLIRDWSGARVPDDATIDVYRRAMTIPSTAHCSIEPYRWMVRSLARPDGLQFNRRMKRPVRVPTLHLHGSADPVMRTRSAAGSGEYVEAPYRWRLFDGLGHFPHEEDPLAFSSELVNWLKDPEPDR from the coding sequence ATGACGGTCCCTGACAGCAGTAGCGGTACCCCCGACCCCGGCCCCGTACGGATCGACGGCCCCTGGACGCACCGTCACGTCGCCGCGAACGGGGCCCGATTCCACATCGCGGAGCTGGGCGACGGCCCGCTCGTGCTGCTCCTGCACGGCTTCCCGCAGTTCTGGTGGACGTGGCGGCACCAGATGACCGCGCTCGCCGACGCCGGGTTCCGGGCCGTGGCCATGGACCTGCGGGGCGTCGGCGGCAGCGACCGCACGCCCCGCGGCTACGACCCGGCGAACCTCGCGCTCGACATCACGGGCGTCGTGCGGTCCCTGGGCGAGCCCGACGCGGCGCTCGTCGGCCACGACCTGGGCGGGTACCTGGCGTGGACGGCCGCGGTGATGCGCCCCAAGCTGGTGCGCCGCTTGGTCGTCTCATCGATGCCGCACCCGCGGCGGTGGCGTTCCGCGATGCTCTCGGACCCCGCGCAGACCCGCGCCGGGTCGTACGTGTGGGGCTTCCAGCGGCCGTGGCTGCCCGAGCGGCGCCTCGCCGCGGACGACGCGGCGCACGTCGGGCAGCTGATCCGGGACTGGTCCGGCGCCCGGGTGCCGGACGACGCGACGATCGACGTGTACCGGCGGGCGATGACGATCCCGTCGACGGCGCACTGCTCGATCGAGCCGTACCGCTGGATGGTCCGCTCGCTGGCGCGCCCTGACGGCCTGCAGTTCAACCGGCGCATGAAGCGCCCCGTCCGGGTGCCGACGCTGCACCTGCACGGCTCCGCCGACCCGGTGATGCGCACCCGCAGCGCGGCGGGGTCGGGCGAGTACGTCGAGGCCCCGTACCGCTGGCGGCTGTTCGACGGTCTCGGCCATTTCCCGCACGAGGAGGACCCGTTGGCCTTCTCGTCGGAACTCGTCAACTGGCTCAAGGATCCCGAACCGGACCGCTGA
- a CDS encoding phage holin family protein — MSDPAGRTGIAGNGAEHSLGQLVASATAEMSALVHDEIALAKAQLRQDVKRGAVSGLGFSAAGLVLIFSLPMLSFALAYGFHAWTDWHLSLCFLLSFGVNVVVAALLALVGAAFAKKAKRGKGPQKTAASMKRTAAVLQNVKPHPRTAAPVVQEKSATVARSSA, encoded by the coding sequence ATGAGCGACCCCGCCGGGAGGACCGGTATCGCCGGGAACGGCGCAGAGCACAGCCTCGGCCAGCTGGTCGCCTCCGCGACCGCCGAGATGTCGGCGCTCGTGCACGACGAGATCGCCCTGGCCAAGGCCCAGCTGCGGCAGGACGTCAAGCGCGGCGCCGTCAGCGGCCTGGGTTTCTCGGCTGCCGGGCTGGTACTGATTTTCTCGCTGCCGATGCTGAGCTTCGCGCTGGCGTACGGCTTCCACGCCTGGACGGACTGGCACCTGTCCCTCTGCTTCCTGCTGTCCTTCGGCGTGAACGTCGTGGTCGCCGCCCTGCTGGCGCTGGTCGGCGCCGCCTTCGCGAAGAAGGCCAAGCGCGGCAAGGGCCCCCAGAAGACCGCCGCGTCCATGAAGCGGACCGCCGCCGTGCTCCAGAACGTCAAGCCGCACCCGCGGACCGCTGCCCCCGTGGTCCAGGAGAAGTCCGCGACTGTGGCACGCTCGTCCGCATGA
- the nhaA gene encoding Na+/H+ antiporter NhaA, producing MCLPCPPTRRSPHVSAPEKPDPTGTTSTAASATRRFLGRLPLPERTFVTDALRAETVGGVLLLVAAIAALVWANSPFSAGYETAREFHIGPGSLGLDLSLQHWAADGLLAIFFFVAGIELKRELVAGELRDPRAAALPVVAALCGMIAPALVYVVVNVLGDGSLNGWAVPTATDIAFALAVLAVIGTSLPSALRAFLLTLAVVDDLFAILIIAVFFTGDLNFAALGGAVAGLVLFWFLLRSNVRGWYVYVPLALVIWALMYNSGIHATIAGVAMGLMLRCTRREGEEHSPGEHIEHLVRPLSAGFAVPVFALFSAGVAVSGGALGDVFTRPETLGVVLGLVVGKTVGIFGGTWLTARFTRAELNEDLAWADLFAVASLAGIGFTVSLLIGELAFEGDAALTDEVKAAVLIGSLIAAVLASVLLKLRVRRYRDLVEAEERDEDLSGIPDVYEVDDPEHHLRLAAIYERKAAEHRRRAEEAGAPRGNGDRPA from the coding sequence ATGTGTTTGCCATGTCCGCCTACCCGGAGGTCCCCGCACGTGAGCGCGCCCGAGAAGCCCGACCCCACCGGCACCACCAGCACCGCCGCCTCCGCCACACGCCGGTTCCTCGGCCGGCTGCCGCTCCCCGAGCGGACATTCGTGACCGACGCGCTGCGTGCCGAGACCGTCGGCGGCGTCCTCCTCCTGGTGGCCGCCATCGCCGCACTCGTCTGGGCGAACTCCCCCTTCAGCGCCGGCTACGAGACCGCCCGTGAGTTCCACATAGGGCCGGGGTCGCTGGGGCTGGACCTCTCCCTCCAGCACTGGGCCGCCGACGGACTGTTGGCGATCTTCTTCTTCGTCGCGGGCATCGAGCTCAAGCGCGAGCTCGTCGCCGGCGAGCTGCGCGACCCCCGCGCCGCGGCGCTCCCCGTCGTCGCCGCGCTCTGCGGCATGATCGCGCCGGCCCTCGTCTACGTCGTGGTCAACGTCCTGGGCGACGGCTCACTGAACGGCTGGGCCGTCCCCACCGCCACCGACATCGCCTTCGCGCTCGCCGTGCTGGCCGTCATCGGCACGTCGCTGCCGTCCGCGCTGCGCGCCTTCCTCCTCACCCTCGCCGTCGTCGACGACCTCTTCGCCATCCTGATCATCGCGGTCTTCTTCACCGGCGACCTGAACTTCGCGGCGCTCGGCGGCGCCGTCGCCGGGCTCGTCCTCTTCTGGTTCCTGCTGCGCTCGAACGTCCGCGGCTGGTACGTGTACGTGCCGCTGGCCCTGGTGATCTGGGCCCTCATGTACAACAGCGGCATCCACGCCACCATCGCCGGCGTCGCCATGGGCCTGATGCTGCGCTGCACGCGCCGCGAGGGCGAGGAGCACTCCCCCGGCGAGCACATCGAGCACCTGGTGCGTCCGCTGTCGGCCGGTTTCGCGGTGCCGGTGTTCGCCCTGTTCTCCGCCGGTGTGGCGGTGTCCGGCGGCGCCCTGGGCGACGTCTTCACCCGACCCGAGACGCTGGGCGTCGTCCTCGGCCTGGTGGTGGGCAAGACGGTCGGCATCTTCGGCGGCACCTGGCTGACCGCCCGCTTCACCCGGGCCGAGCTGAACGAGGACCTCGCCTGGGCCGACCTCTTCGCCGTGGCCTCCCTCGCCGGCATCGGCTTCACCGTCTCGCTGCTCATCGGCGAGCTGGCGTTCGAGGGTGACGCCGCGCTCACCGACGAGGTGAAGGCCGCGGTCCTCATCGGCTCCCTGATCGCCGCGGTGCTCGCGTCCGTCCTGCTGAAGCTCCGCGTCCGCCGGTACCGGGACCTGGTCGAGGCGGAGGAGCGCGACGAGGACCTCAGCGGCATCCCCGACGTGTACGAGGTGGACGACCCGGAGCACCACCTGCGCCTCGCGGCCATCTACGAGCGGAAGGCCGCGGAACACCGCCGCCGGGCCGAAGAAGCGGGGGCACCGCGCGGGAACGGCGACCGTCCGGCATGA
- the acs gene encoding acetate--CoA ligase produces the protein MGRDTSDALGMGDVVSNESLANLLKEERRFAPPAELAAQANVTAAAYEQAGADRLGFWAEQARRLSWVTEPTETLDWSNPPFAKWFADGTLNVAYNCVDRHVEAGLGDRVALHFEGEPGDSRAITYAELKDEVSRAAHALTELGVRKGDRVAVYMPMIPEAAVAMLACARIGAAHSVVFGGFSADAIAARIQDADAKLVITADGGYRRGKPSALKPAVDEALTRVEGVERVLVVRRTGQDVAWTEGRDVWWDEIVQRQSADHTPEAFDAEHPLFILYTSGTTGKPKGILHTSGGYLTQAAYTHHAVFDLKPETDVYWCTADIGWVTGHSYIVYGPLANGATQVMYEGTPDTPHQGRFWEIVQKYGVTILYTAPTAIRTFMKWGDDIPAKFDLSSLRILGSVGEPINPEAWIWYREHIGGGRCPIVDTWWQTETGAMMISPLPGVTETKPGSAQRALPGIAATVVDDEANEVPDGGGGYLVLTEPWPSMLRTIWGDDQRFIDTYWSRFEGRYFAGDGAKKDDDGDIWLLGRVDDVMLVSGHNISTTEVESALVSHPKVAEAAVVGAADETTGQAIVAFVILRGTAAAEAETGGEALVAELRNHVGATLGPIAKPQRVLPVAELPKTRSGKIMRRLLRDVAENRQLGDVTTLTDSSVMDLIQAKLPAAPSED, from the coding sequence ATGGGCCGGGACACATCGGACGCCCTGGGAATGGGAGATGTCGTGAGCAACGAGAGCCTGGCCAACCTGTTGAAGGAGGAGCGGAGGTTCGCCCCGCCCGCCGAGCTGGCCGCGCAGGCCAACGTGACGGCGGCGGCGTACGAGCAGGCGGGGGCGGACCGGCTCGGCTTCTGGGCCGAGCAGGCGCGCCGGCTCAGCTGGGTCACCGAGCCCACCGAGACGCTCGACTGGTCGAACCCGCCCTTCGCCAAGTGGTTCGCCGACGGCACGCTCAACGTCGCGTACAACTGCGTCGACCGCCACGTGGAGGCCGGTCTCGGTGACCGCGTCGCCCTGCACTTCGAGGGCGAGCCGGGGGACAGCCGGGCGATCACGTACGCGGAGCTCAAGGACGAGGTGAGCCGCGCCGCCCACGCGCTGACCGAGCTCGGCGTCCGCAAGGGCGACCGCGTCGCCGTCTACATGCCGATGATCCCCGAGGCGGCCGTCGCGATGCTGGCGTGCGCCCGGATCGGTGCGGCGCACTCCGTGGTGTTCGGCGGCTTCTCGGCGGACGCCATCGCCGCCCGCATCCAGGACGCCGACGCCAAGCTGGTCATCACCGCGGACGGCGGGTACCGACGCGGCAAGCCCTCCGCCCTCAAGCCGGCCGTCGACGAGGCGCTGACCCGGGTGGAGGGCGTCGAGCGGGTCCTCGTGGTGCGCCGCACCGGGCAGGACGTGGCCTGGACGGAGGGCCGTGACGTCTGGTGGGACGAGATCGTCCAGCGGCAGAGCGCGGACCACACGCCGGAGGCGTTCGATGCCGAGCACCCGCTGTTCATCCTGTACACCTCCGGCACGACGGGGAAGCCGAAGGGCATTCTGCACACCTCGGGCGGCTACCTCACGCAGGCGGCGTACACACACCACGCGGTCTTCGACCTGAAGCCGGAGACGGACGTCTACTGGTGCACGGCCGACATCGGCTGGGTCACCGGCCACTCGTACATCGTCTACGGCCCGCTCGCCAACGGGGCGACGCAGGTCATGTACGAGGGCACCCCGGACACCCCGCACCAGGGCCGGTTCTGGGAGATCGTGCAGAAGTACGGCGTCACGATCCTCTACACGGCGCCGACCGCCATCCGCACGTTCATGAAGTGGGGCGATGACATCCCCGCCAAGTTCGACCTGTCCAGCCTGCGCATCCTGGGCTCGGTGGGCGAGCCGATCAACCCGGAGGCATGGATCTGGTACCGGGAGCACATCGGCGGCGGCCGCTGCCCGATCGTCGACACCTGGTGGCAGACCGAGACCGGCGCGATGATGATCTCGCCGCTGCCCGGTGTGACGGAGACGAAGCCCGGCTCCGCGCAGCGCGCGCTGCCCGGCATCGCGGCGACGGTCGTCGACGACGAGGCGAACGAGGTCCCCGACGGCGGTGGCGGCTACCTGGTCCTGACCGAGCCCTGGCCGTCGATGCTGCGCACCATCTGGGGCGACGACCAGCGGTTCATCGACACGTACTGGTCGCGTTTCGAGGGGCGGTACTTCGCGGGCGACGGTGCCAAGAAGGACGACGACGGCGACATCTGGCTGCTCGGCCGTGTCGACGACGTGATGCTGGTGTCCGGCCACAACATCTCCACCACCGAGGTCGAGTCGGCGCTCGTCTCGCACCCGAAGGTCGCCGAGGCGGCCGTCGTCGGCGCGGCCGACGAGACGACGGGGCAGGCCATCGTGGCGTTCGTGATCCTGCGGGGCACGGCGGCCGCCGAGGCGGAGACGGGCGGCGAGGCTCTCGTCGCGGAACTGCGCAACCACGTGGGTGCCACGCTCGGCCCGATCGCCAAGCCCCAGCGCGTCCTGCCGGTCGCGGAGCTGCCCAAGACCCGGTCCGGCAAGATCATGCGCCGCCTGCTGCGTGACGTCGCGGAGAACCGCCAGCTGGGTGACGTCACGACGCTCACGGACTCGTCCGTCATGGACCTGATCCAGGCGAAGCTGCCCGCCGCCCCGAGCGAGGACTGA
- a CDS encoding SulP family inorganic anion transporter — MSSCTPQRTDDPGPAGGARRFPREHSPPPGGRRFRVAGCDVSASIAVFLIALPLSLGIALATGAPLQAGLVAAAVGGIVVGLLGGAPLQVSGPAAGLTVVTAELIQRYGWRTTCAITALAGLTQLALSTLRVARSALAVSPAIVHGMLAGIGVTIALAQLHIVLGGTPQSSAVDNVLGLPGQLADPHLAALSVSALTIVVLLLWPRLPGRGGRIARKVPAALASVAAASALALTAGLGVPRVDLPSWSSHALPGIPDGPVLGILAGVLTITLVTSVQSLLSAVAIDKLVAARKNPTARVPRSDLDRELAGQGAANIVSGALGGLPVAGVAVRSVANVSAGAVSRNSTVMHGVWVLLAAFLLVPVLDLIPLPALAALVMAVGIQMVSITHIRSVTRHREMLVYAATVTGVVLVGILQGVALGILVATGVALHRLARTRITREQRDGTEHVRVRGQLTFLAVPRLSRTLHQIPGDARVLIELDGSFMDHAAYETLHDWQMSHLAHGGEVELTGRAGTRIADPSAGTHTCCRPWTPWRNHHCGGHPAERGRTTGHQLARGLSSFQRNTAPHVRDELARLAREGQSPSQLFLTCADSRLVTSMITASGPGDLFTVRNVGNLVPLPGAESGDDSVAAAIEYAVDVLQVRSVTVCGHSGCGAMQALLSGVPDATLDTPSGGREPQTPLGRWLRHGQPSLERGRSGGRARPRLSGRLPADAVEQLCLTNVVQQLEHLKRHDAVARRLADGSLQLQGMYFHVGEAQAYLLRRDDAGDVFHPVSPLDGRRSDGGPSDGSPSRHAEARA; from the coding sequence ATGAGCTCTTGCACGCCCCAGCGCACGGACGACCCCGGCCCCGCCGGCGGGGCCCGGCGCTTCCCCCGGGAGCACAGTCCGCCACCGGGCGGGCGGCGGTTCCGGGTGGCGGGGTGCGACGTGTCCGCCTCGATCGCCGTCTTCCTGATCGCGCTGCCCCTCTCGCTCGGCATCGCCCTGGCCACGGGAGCACCCCTGCAGGCCGGCCTCGTGGCCGCAGCGGTCGGCGGCATCGTCGTCGGACTCCTGGGCGGGGCCCCCCTCCAGGTGAGCGGACCCGCCGCCGGACTGACCGTGGTCACGGCCGAGCTGATCCAGCGTTACGGCTGGCGGACCACCTGCGCCATCACCGCCCTCGCCGGCCTCACCCAACTCGCCCTGTCCACCCTGCGCGTGGCGCGGTCGGCACTCGCCGTCTCCCCCGCCATCGTGCACGGGATGCTCGCCGGCATCGGCGTGACGATCGCCCTGGCCCAGCTGCACATCGTCCTCGGCGGCACGCCGCAGAGTTCGGCCGTGGACAACGTCCTGGGGCTGCCGGGGCAGCTCGCCGACCCGCACCTCGCCGCCCTGTCGGTGAGCGCCCTCACGATCGTCGTCCTGCTCCTGTGGCCGCGGCTGCCCGGGCGGGGCGGACGGATCGCCCGGAAGGTGCCCGCCGCGCTGGCCTCGGTCGCCGCGGCCAGCGCGCTGGCCCTGACCGCCGGACTCGGCGTACCCCGGGTGGATCTGCCGTCGTGGAGCAGCCACGCCCTCCCGGGCATCCCGGACGGCCCCGTCCTCGGCATCCTCGCGGGCGTCCTGACCATCACGCTGGTCACAAGCGTGCAGTCGCTGCTGTCGGCCGTGGCGATCGACAAGCTGGTCGCGGCGCGCAAGAACCCCACGGCACGAGTGCCCCGCTCGGACCTCGACCGCGAGCTGGCGGGGCAGGGTGCGGCCAACATCGTCTCCGGCGCCCTGGGCGGCCTGCCCGTGGCGGGCGTGGCCGTGCGGAGCGTGGCGAATGTGTCGGCGGGCGCCGTCAGCCGCAACTCCACGGTCATGCACGGGGTGTGGGTCCTGCTCGCCGCGTTCCTGCTCGTACCGGTGCTGGACCTGATCCCGCTCCCCGCGCTGGCCGCGCTGGTCATGGCGGTCGGCATCCAAATGGTCAGCATCACCCACATCCGCAGCGTCACCCGGCACCGGGAGATGCTGGTGTACGCGGCGACCGTGACGGGGGTCGTCCTCGTCGGGATCCTCCAGGGTGTCGCCCTCGGCATCCTCGTGGCGACCGGGGTGGCCCTCCACCGGCTGGCGAGGACGCGGATCACCCGGGAGCAGCGGGACGGTACGGAGCACGTGCGGGTGCGGGGCCAGTTGACGTTCCTGGCCGTGCCCCGGCTGAGCCGGACGCTGCACCAGATCCCGGGCGACGCGCGGGTCCTCATCGAACTGGACGGGTCCTTCATGGACCACGCCGCCTACGAGACGCTGCACGACTGGCAGATGTCGCACCTCGCGCACGGCGGGGAAGTGGAGCTGACGGGTCGTGCCGGTACGCGTATCGCGGATCCGTCTGCGGGTACGCACACGTGCTGCCGGCCGTGGACCCCCTGGCGCAATCACCACTGCGGCGGGCACCCGGCGGAGCGCGGCCGGACGACGGGGCACCAGCTGGCTCGCGGGCTCAGCTCGTTCCAGCGCAACACCGCCCCGCACGTGCGGGACGAACTCGCGCGGCTGGCCCGCGAGGGGCAGAGCCCCTCGCAGCTCTTCCTGACCTGCGCGGACTCCCGCCTGGTGACCAGCATGATCACAGCGAGTGGGCCAGGCGACCTGTTCACCGTGCGGAACGTCGGCAACCTCGTGCCGCTGCCCGGTGCGGAGAGCGGCGACGACTCGGTCGCCGCCGCGATCGAGTACGCCGTGGACGTGCTGCAGGTGCGGTCGGTCACCGTGTGCGGGCACTCCGGCTGCGGTGCCATGCAGGCCCTGCTGAGCGGCGTCCCGGACGCCACGCTCGACACCCCGTCGGGTGGCCGGGAGCCACAGACGCCGCTGGGGCGGTGGCTGCGTCACGGGCAGCCGAGTCTGGAGCGGGGGCGGAGCGGGGGACGGGCGCGGCCGCGCCTGTCGGGGCGGCTCCCGGCCGACGCGGTGGAGCAACTGTGCCTGACCAATGTGGTGCAGCAGCTGGAGCACCTGAAGCGGCACGACGCGGTGGCCCGGCGTCTCGCCGACGGGTCGTTGCAGCTCCAGGGCATGTACTTCCACGTCGGCGAGGCGCAGGCGTACCTGCTCAGACGGGACGACGCAGGGGACGTCTTCCACCCCGTGTCGCCCCTCGACGGAAGGCGGTCCGACGGAGGCCCGTCCGACGGGAGCCCGTCCCGACACGCCGAGGCCAGGGCCTGA